Below is a genomic region from Kribbella qitaiheensis.
TCCGCGACAACGCGTCGCTGGACGCGATTCGCGAGCGGTTGGCCGAGCATGAGATCACCGTGTTGCTGACGTCCAGGTTGATACCTGGCGGCCGGGTGCCGGTGCTGCTGGCGGCCGGTCTCGCGGGGTACCGCTGGCATCGGTTCGCAGTCGTCGACCTGGCGGCGTCGTCGCTGTGGTCCGCGGTCTACATGGCGATCGGGCTGCTGGGCTACGCGCTGTTCGACAAGCCGTGGCAGGGGGTCGTGGCTGCGATCGCCCTGGTGCTGCTGACCACGGTGGTCAGCAGTGTGATCCAGCGACTCCGGAAAAAGACGGCCGCGGCGAAGCTGACCGCCGACTGAGCGGCTTCAGACTCCGAACGACATCGTCTTGAGGCGTTCTACCGTTTCGGGGTCGCCGGCGAGTTCGACCTTCGCGACCGCCTGGCGGCCGAAGCAGAACAGGACCAGTTCGGCGGGTTCACCGGTCACGGTGACCGAACCTTGGTCGGTGGACTTCTTCGCCACCGACTCGGTGCCGTCCGGCAACCGCAGTACGAGACCGCTGGGTGCCTTGCGGGTCATGCCCTTGGCGGCGAGGCGGACCTGCTTCCACAGGCCTTCCTGCTGCTCGGCCGGCAGTTGACGCACCTCGAACTCCGGACCGGCCCGGCGGACGTCCTCGTGATGGACGAAGTACTCGGTGGTGTTCAGGTTGTGGCCGAGACCGGGGATCGAGTAGATCGTGAACGGGCCCGGTCCGCGGCGGACCTTGTCGACGATCTCGGTGAAGGAGTACTTCGCCTTCGCCCGGGCCATCCGTTTCTCGGTGGTGTCGGAGAGCGCGGGAATCATGATCCCGGGCCCGGCCAGCGGGTCGGCCTCGCGGACGTGCAGGTGGATCGCGAGGTCCCAGGTGGTCCACCCTTCGCAGAGCGTCGGCCGGTCAGGGCCGACTTCGTCGAAGAGGTCACACAGAGCAATTCTCTCTACCCGGCTGTAGTCGGTCACAAGTCGATCGTAGTTGTCGGCACCCAATGGCAGAATGCGATCGTTTCAATCTGAATGTACTGTCATTCGTTGTCAGTCCTGTGGCTGGCTACGCCCCTGACAGTGCCGTCATTAAGGATGCCCGCGTGCCGTTGCCGAAAGTCCCCAGCAAAGGGAGCGTGACCCGGCGTGGGTTCGCGGTCCTGCGGGTCGCGATCTGGGAGGAGCCCTGGGTCTTCACCTGGTCGGTGCTGGCCAGCGCGCTGTACGGCGCGATGACGGTCGCCGACGGGTGGGCGCTCGGCTGGTCCACCGACCACGTGATCCGGCCGGCCCTCGAGCGCGGTGACACCACCTTCGGCGCGATCGCCTCGCTGGTCTCGCTGTTCCTCGGCATCGCGATCCTCCGGGCCATCGGCGTGGTCGGGCGGCGGGTCGGGGCCGGCGTGATGCAGTACCGGCTGCAGGCGACGTACCGGCAGCGCGTCACCCGGCAGTACCTGAAACTGCCGCTGGAGTGGCACCACAAGCACCCGACCGGCCAGCTGCTGTCCAACGCGAACGCCGACGTCGAGTCGACCTGGTACCCGATCGCGCCGCTGCCGATGGCCGCCGGCGTGATCGCGATGCTGGCCTTCGCCATGGTCGCGATGTTCGCCGCCGACCCCTGGCTCGCGGTGGTCGGCTGCCTGGTGTTCCCGCTCGTCTTCGTGGCGAACGTGATCTTCCAGCGCACGCTTCAGCCGCTCGCCACCCGCGCCCAGCAGTTGCGCGCGGACGTCTCCGAAGTCGCTCACGAATCGTTCGACGGTGCTCTGGTGGTCAAGACGCTTGGCCGCGAGGCCGCCGAGACCGAGCGCTTCCAGACCCCCACCTTCGCCCTGCGGGACGCCAATATCGCGGTCAACCGGGCGCGGGGCGCGTTCGACCCGGTGATCGAGGGGCTGCCGCGCATCGGCGTGCTGCTCGTGTTGCTCGTGGGTGTCGGCCGGGTCCGGTCGGGCGCCGCCGATGCTGGTGATGTGGTTCAGGTGGCCTTCCTGTTCACCTTGATCGGCTTCCCGATCCGGGCACTCGGCTGGGTGCTCGGCGAGCTGCCGCGATCCGTCGTCGGCTGGGACCGGGTTCAGCGCGTGCTCACCGCCGAGGGCGGGATGGAATACGGCGTGGCGAAGCTGACCTCGTCGGCCGCCGCGCGGCTGGAGGTGTCGCAGGTCCGGTTCGGGTATCTGCCGGACCGCGACGTACTGGCCGGCGTGGACTTCACCATCGAGCCGGGCCGGACAGTCGCGATGGTCGGGCCGACGGGATCGGGCAAGTCGACCTTGACGACGATGCTGACCAGGCTCGTGGATCCGGAGGAGGGTGCGGTCGCAATCGACGGGCTGGAGCTGCCTTCGCTGGCTCGCGACGAGTTGGCGGGGTCGGTCGCGCTGGTTGCGCAGACCGCTTTCCTCTTCGACGACACGATTCGCGGCAACATCACCCTCGGCGGCGACTACAGCGACGAGGAGATCTGGGACTCGCTGCGGATCGCTCAGGGCGACGGGTTCGTGAAGACCCTGCCGAACGCGCTCGACACCAAGGTGGGCGAGCGCGGTACGACGCTGTCCGGCGGGCAGCGGCAGCGGATCGCCCTGGCCCGGGCGCTGGTACGACGGCCGAGACTGCTGATCCTGGACGACGCGACTTCGGCCGTGGATCCACAGGTGGAGGCGCGGATCCTCGCCGGGCTGCGGACCGCAGTACAGGGGTCTGAAGCGGCGACCACCGTGCTGGTGATCGCTTATCGCAAGGCGACGATCTCGCTGGCCGACGAGGTGCTGTTCCTCGACGAGGGCCGGATCGCCGCGCACGGCTCGCACCTGGAGTTGCAGGAGAGCTCCGCGGCGTACAGGGATCTTGTCGACGCGTACGAGAAGGACGCGGAGCGGCGTGAGGAAGAGGCTGAACTGGCCGCGGAAATGAACGATCTGGACTCGGAAGGAGCATCCGCGTGAGCGCCGCAGAGGCCACCCGGCTCGACCATGGCGACGAGGCCGGCGGGCTGGAGACGCTCCGCCAGGGCATCCGGGTGTCGCCCGAGCTGGCGCGCGGCTGGTGGATCACCGGCCTGCTCGCGCTGACGATGACGGCCGGGCGGATCGTCGTACCGATCGCCGTCCAGCAGACGATCGACAAGGGGTTGTCGGGGCCGGGCGGTCCGGACATGTCGTTCGTGGCCTGGATGTGCGTGGTCTGTTTCGGCGGCGTGCTGGTCACCGGCGTCGCGTCGTACTTCACCACCGTGCGGCTCGCGACGAACTCCGAGCGCGGGCTCGCGACGATGCGGATCAAGGCGTTCCGGCACGTTCACGACCTGCCGGTGCTGACCCAGAGCACCGAACGCCGTGGCGCACTGGTCAGCCGGGTCACCTCGGACGTGGACACCGTGTCGCAGTTCCTGCAGTTCGGCGGGTTCATCTTCCTGGTCAGCCTCGGGCAGATGGTGCTGGCGACCGTGGTGATGTTCTTCTACTCGTGGCAGCTCGCGCTGGTCGTGCTGATCTGCTTCGTGCCGCTGTTCGCCAGTCTGCGGTTCCTGCAGGCGCGGATGTCGGCGGCGTACGGCATCGTCCGGGCGAAGGTCGGCGAGATGCTCTCCGCGATCGCCGAGCCGGTGGTCGGGGCGCAGGTGGTTCGTGCGTACGCGATCGAGCGGCGTACGCAGAAGCGGATCGACGCGTCGATCGAGGACTTCCGGCGGACGTCGACGCGGGCGCAGGCGATCACCGGGATCACCTTCTCCATCGGCGGTCTCGCGGCCGGGCTCGCGAACGCGGGCGTGCTGACGGCGGGCGTTTTGCTCGGGGTCGACGGGAAAGCGACGCTCGGCGAGATCCTCGCGTTCATGTTCCTGGTCGCGCTGTTCTCCGACCCGGTCCAGATCGCCACCCAGGTGCTCACCGACGCGCAGAGCGCCTTCGCCGGCTGGCGTCGCGTGCTCGGCGTCATCGCGACGCCTGCCGACGTGGTCGACCCGGGCCTGTCAGGCGTCACGCAGGAGCGGGGACCGATCACGATCGAGTTCGACGATGTGGACTTCGCTTATCCGGAAGGTGATTTGGTACTCCGCGACGTCGCGGTGCGGCTGGAGCCGCATCGGCGGGTGGCCGTGGTCGGTGAGACGGGTTCGGGGAAGACGACCTTCGCGAAGTTGCTGACGCGGTTGATGGATCCGACTTCGGGCGCAGTACTGCTCGATGGGGTGAACGCCCGGGAGATCGCGTTCACGTCGTTGCGCGAGCGGGTGGTGATGGTGCCGCAGGACGGGTATCTGTTCGACTCGTCGCTGGCCGAGAACGTCCGCTTCGGGCGTCCTGAGGTGACCGATGCCGCGTTGCTTGCGGCTTTTGAGTCGCTCGGCCTGACGGATTGGCTGGAGTCGCTGCCGGACGGGCTGGACTCGCCGGTCGGGCAGCGGGGCGAATCGCTGTCGGCGGGGGAGCGGCAGTTGGTGGCGCTGGTGCGGGCGAACATCGCCGACCCGGATCTGCTGGTACTCGACGAGGCGACCTCGGCGGTCGACCCGGGCACCGAAGTACGGGTGAACGCGGCGCTGGAGCGGCTGATGGCCGGCCGTACGTCGGTAATCATCGCCCACCGCCTGTCCACAGCCGAAGCTGCCGACGAGATCCTCGTCTTCGACGACGGCCGCGTTGTGGAGAGAGGTCCTCATTCCGAGCTGGTCGCCGCCGGTGGCGTCTACAGCCAGCTGCACGACAGCTGGATAGCTCAGCGCTCCGCTAGCTGACCACAAGCAGAACCCCGCCCCACGCAGCCTGTCAGAACTGCGCGGAGCGGGGTCAGCTCAACTGTGCACTCTGTGATGCCCCTCAGCCACTCCCCAGTTTTCAACAGCTCAAGTGAAAACCGGGCGGTGATTCAGTGCGCGGGGGCTGCGCCGTTCTCGCGGCCGGCGCCCGGCTGGGGTACCAGCAGGAACTCGACACCGCCCTTGTCGTCGACCGCGGCGTCCAGGATCTTGTCGTCGAGCGCCCCGGCCGCGTTGGACTCCAGGAACACCCGCGCACCGCTCTCCTCGACCACCTGGTCGCCAGGCAGCGGCGCCTCGGTCGTGGTCACCGCCAGCGACGGGTCAGCCGGATTCTCCTGCGAGATCCGGACCCCGGCGCCATCCGGAGCACCTTCCACGCCGGTGATGCTCTTGATCACCAAAGTGGCGTTCTCAGTCAGGGTAAGCACAACAACTCCTCGCCTAGTTTTCCGCTGAGCCGACCCCGTGCCCCTTCCCCAAACCACCAAACATCCCCGCCCCCCACCCCAGCCCCACCCACCCCAGCCCCACCCCACCCAGCCCCACCCCACCCGGCCCCACCCACCTCAGCCCCACCCCACCCGGCCCCACCCACCCCAGCCCCACCCCACCCGGCCCCACCCACCCGGCCTCTCACCACCCCAGCCCCACCCGGGCCGCACCCACCCCGGGCCGCACTCACCCCGCCCTTCGCCGGGCCTTTGTGCATGGGTTGCGCATCCTGCTGCCGACGAAGGCTCACCCCGTGCACAAAGCGCGCGGACGCCCTCACCACCCCGTAGTACCGGGTGACTTTGTGCACGGGCTGAGCATCGCTCGCCAGCAGGATGCTCAGGTCGTGCACAGAGCCTGATGTGGCTCCGCAGTATTTGCTGCTTTGTGCACCGCCTGAGCATCCTGCCGGGGAGGGACGCTCAGGCGGTGCACAAAGGGGAGGGGTCAGAAGGAGGTGTTCGCGGCTGGGGGGAGCGGCCAGCAGTGGGGGTCGTGGGGGTCTGTGGTTCGCCAGATCGGATCGGCGCCGGTACGGCGGCGGCCGCGGGTGAAGGCGGCATAGAGGCGGTTGACGAGTTCGCCGGGTCGCTGGAAGAGGTCTTCGAGGCCGAAGTGGATCAGTTCCAGATCGCGGTCCGCCAGGCGTTGGTCCCGCTCGTAGTTGCGCCGAAGCAGTCGCCGACGTTCGGCGGGAGTGGCGGCCTCGAACTTCGCGAGGCCATCCGCTTCGCCTACCGTGCGACCGTCCGGCCACCAGAAATCAACCCGTTCAAGCATCCACGTATGGCCGTCCCAGAACTGAGCCTGCAACACCGGCGCGGGCAGTCCGGCATCGGCGAAGACCACTCGCGCCATCGACTCGAGTGCCGATTCTGCTCGCGGATCGGCGAAGGCGACGGCCGACCTTGCCCGCTGGATCCCAGGCCAGCCGGATTGTCGGCGTACTGCGTCGTCGAGTTCGGCGCGCGAAACCGAGAGCGCAAGGGCATGGTCCGCCGTCACCACCGCCTCGGCGAACGGCAGTTCGCGGGCGAGATCGACGACAGTCCGCGAGTCGGAGGTCAGCAGGAGTCCGCGGTGCCGCTGCAGCTCGGGTGACGTCAGGTCGGCTCGTCGCAGTACGACGTCATCGCGCTTCTGGTTGCGCCGCTGCTTCCCGGGTTCGCAGGTGAGCCAGACCGGGTTGGTCAGGAGCCGGTGGTTGTCGGTCCAGACACGGAGATCGCGGAGTACGGCGGCAGTGCGGTGACTGATGACCGATCGCGGATGCGCCGCCTGTGCGCATCCCGCCCGGGCGGTCTGTTCGTCGAGGGACCCGCTGATGTACCGGTGATGGAACCGCTGAAGCGACCGATTGCGGATCAGGCGTTGCACGTCGTGATTGTGCAGCCCGAGTTGGCGGAGGTCGCCGACGGTCTGTGGCTCGCGAGCGGCCGCCAGCAACGCCTGCCGGACCTCGTCGCTGAGCTTCTTCACCATCCCAATCCTCCCGGAATCACCCCACCTCCCGCTTTCCCACCTGTGGACAACGTCGGCCGATGGATTCTCCGACCGCCTTTGTGCACGGGGTGAGCGTCCGCCCGGCGACAGGCACTCAGCCCATGCACAAAGGCGGCGGGAAGGGCGGGGCACATGGGTGGGCGGGGGTGGGCGGGGGTGGGGCAGGGGCGGCGGCGGGAAACCCGGGTGCGGGGTGGGGGTGGGGTGGTGTGGGATGGGGGGATGACGATTTGGTTGGGGACGCCGTCGGTGGACGGGCTGGGTGGGGTGGCTCGTGTGCTGGGCGAGTGGCAGGTGGAGGCGGGGGCGGTGCAGTTGCATCCGGGGGATCTCGGATGGTTCCGGCGGTTCGGTGGGGAGCGGACCGCGGCGGCTACCCGGGTGTGGGAGCGGGACGGGGAGACTGTCGCCATCGGGCTGCTGGACGAGCCGGATCTGCTGCGGCTGGCGTTCGCACCGGCGGTGTTCGAGGACGAGGAGCTGGCGGCGCAGGTCGCGGCGGACATCGTCGACCCGAGCCGCGGCGTACTGATCGAGGGCAAGGTGTACGTCGAGGCGCCGGTCGGTGCCCGGGTGAAGGACCTGTTGTCCAAGGAAGGCTGGGGCATCGACGACCCTTGGACGCCGCTCAAGCGTGAGCTCACGGAGCCGGTCGAGGATTCAGGCCTCGCGATCGAGGTGATCGCTGCGGAGACCGCGCACATCCGTACTGCGGTTCAGCGGGCCGCGTTCGACGGTTCGACCTTCATCGAGGAGCGGTGGCACGCGATGGCCGAGGGGGAGCCGTACGCCAATGCGCGGTGCCTCGTCGGCAGGGACGGTCAGGGCGAGCCGGTCGCGGCAGTGACGGTGTGGTCGGCGGGTCCGGGGAAGCCCGGCGTGCTGGAGCCGATGGGTGTGCACCGCGACTTCCGCGGCAACGGGTACGGGCAGGCGATCACGCTGGCGGCGGCCGCGATGCTGCGCGAGCTCGGGTCGTCGAGCGCGCTGGTCCTGACGCCGAGCTTCAACGTCGGTGCCGTCGCCACCTACCGGTCGGCAGGCTTCGAGCCGCTGCCCGAAACCCACGACCAGGTGCGCTCCGGCTAGCCGGTGGCGTCGTCGGCGGCCCGGAGCACGCGGAGGATGTTGCCGCCGGCAAGCTTCACCAGGTCCGCGTCGCTCCAGCCGCGGTCGGCGAGGGCGTAGAAGAGCGACGGGTACGACGCGACGTCGGGCAAGCCGGCCGGGAACTCGGGGCAGCCGTCGTAGTCGCCGCCGAGACCGATGTGGTCGACGCCGGCCACCTCGCGGACGTGCTCGACGTGCGCCACGACGTCCTCCAGGGTGGCCTGCGGCTTCGGCTTGTCGTACGCCTCCAGCAGCTTGCGCTGGTCCGCCGGTCGCAGCGGGTCGAGGTCCAGTGAGCCTGCGACCTCCTTCGCCTCGGCGACCCAGTCGACGAACGGCTGCGAGACGAAGTACGGGACGAAGGTGACCATGCAGACGCCCTCGTTCGCGGCCAGGGTCTGCAGGACGTCGTCGGGCACGTTGCGCGGCACGTCGCAGACGGCGCGCGCGGAGGAGTGGCTGAAGATCACCGGTGCGCTGGTCACCCGGAGCGCGTCGCGCATGGTGTCCGCGGAGACGTGCGAGAGGTCGACGAGCATGCCGATCCGGTTCATCTCCCGGACGACGTCCTCGCCGAAGGAGTTCAGTCCGCCGAGCACCGGTTCGTCGGTGGCCGAGTCGGCCCACGGCACGTTGTTGTTGTGGGTGAGCGTCATGTAGCGCACGCCGAGCGACCGCATCACCCGCAGTACGGGCAGGGAGCTGTCGATCGAGTGGCCGCCCTCCATCCCCATCAGGGAGGCGACCTTGCGGTCCTTGAACGCGGTCTCTACCTCGTCGGCGGTCGACGTCAGCGCGAGCGAGTCGGGGAACCGCGCGACCAGCTTCTGGACGAAGTCGACCTGCTCGAAGGTCCGCTTCACCGCGTGCTCGTCGTCCGGCACCCACAGGGACCAGAACTGCGCGCCGACCTGGCCGACCCGCAGCCGGGGCAGATCCGTGGTGAGCTGGGGCACGCCGACGCTGAGATCGTGCGCGTCCAGGTCGTACTCACACAGTTCGTAGAAGGCGATCGGCAGGTCGTTGTGACCGTCGATCAGCGGATTGTCCTGCAGCAGACCCTGCACCCGGGCAACACTCGTCGTCATCCGGCCATCCTGTCAGGGTTGTCCGTCCCGCGCTCGGGGGGCTGGTCGGAGCGGACCGGCCGATCGGGGACAATGGACGGGTGAGCATCGAGGATCTGACCTTCGACTCGGCCGGACTCATCCCCGCCGTGGTGCAGCAGCACGACACCCGCGAGGTTCTGATGGTCGGCTGGATGGACGCCGAAGCGGTACGCCGTACCGCGGAGACCGGCTGGAGCACGTTCTGGTCGCGCAGCCGCCAGGAGTACTGGGTGAAGGGCGAGACCAGCGGCCATCGCCAGCAGGTCAAGCAGATCCTGGTCGACTGTGACGCCGACACCCTGCTCGTCCTGGTCGACTCCGAAGGCCCCGCCTGCCACACCGGCACCCGTAGCTGCTTCGAACACGGCGAGATCGAGGTCACCGCATGAGCACCGCCCCCGACCTGGAGACGTTCCGCGAGTACGCCAAGGATCGCCGGGTCATCCCGGTCACCCGCCGGCTGCTGGCGGACGCCGAGACCCCGATCGGCGTCTACGGCAAGCTCGCCGCCGAGCGCGAGGGTACCTTCCTGCTCGAGTCGGCCGAGAATGGCGGCGTCTGGTCGCGGTACTCGTTCATCGGTGTCCGGTCCGCCGCGACGCTGACCGAGCGCGACGGCCAAGCCATCTGGACCGGCAACCCGCCGGTCGGACTGCCGGAGACCGGTGACCCGCTCCAGGCACTCCGCGAGACGCTGGAGATCCTGCACACGCCGCGACTGCCCGGCTTGCCTCCGTTGACCGGAGGCATGGTCGGCTTCCTCGGGTACGACGCGGTCCGCCGGCTGGAACGGTTGCCGGACACAACGACCGACGATCTCGGCCTGCCCGAGCTGACGTTCCTGTTCGCGACCGATCTGGCCGCGCTCGACCACGAGACCGGCGAGGTCTGGCTGATCGCGAACGCGGTCAACTGGGACGACTCCGACGAGCGCGTCGACGAGTCGTACGCCGACGCCGTCCGCCGGCTGGACGCGATGGAGCGCGACCTGGCCCAGCCGACCCCGTCGTACGTCGTACATGCGGATCGCCAGGCGCAGCCGGATCCGCATCGGCAGCGGTCGAGCGCGGAGTACAGGGAGGCCGTCGAGACCGCCAAGGAGGAGATCCGGGCGGGCGAGGCGTTCCAGATCGTCGTGTCGCAACGGTTCGAGCTGCAGACGAAGGCGAGCGCGCTCGACATCTACCGCGTGCTGCGGAGGTCGAACCCGAGTCCCTACATGTACCTCGTCCGGCTGGATGGTTTCGACATCGTCGGGTCCAGCCCCGAGGCGCTGGTGAAGGTCACCGACAACAAGGTGATCCTGCACCCGATCGCGGGCACCCGGCCGCGGGGCGCGACGCCGGAGGAGGACCACGCGCTGGAGGAGGAGCTCAAG
It encodes:
- a CDS encoding DedA family protein, which translates into the protein MTGDDFGWLYLAALAGAVLLGAVLPVVPTGAAVSAGAVLASHSNPIGLIGVLIAGAGGAYAGDLIVYAACRAGGEKLAKRVGWLRDNASLDAIRERLAEHEITVLLTSRLIPGGRVPVLLAAGLAGYRWHRFAVVDLAASSLWSAVYMAIGLLGYALFDKPWQGVVAAIALVLLTTVVSSVIQRLRKKTAAAKLTAD
- a CDS encoding TIGR03085 family metal-binding protein gives rise to the protein MTDYSRVERIALCDLFDEVGPDRPTLCEGWTTWDLAIHLHVREADPLAGPGIMIPALSDTTEKRMARAKAKYSFTEIVDKVRRGPGPFTIYSIPGLGHNLNTTEYFVHHEDVRRAGPEFEVRQLPAEQQEGLWKQVRLAAKGMTRKAPSGLVLRLPDGTESVAKKSTDQGSVTVTGEPAELVLFCFGRQAVAKVELAGDPETVERLKTMSFGV
- a CDS encoding ABC transporter ATP-binding protein, with the translated sequence MPLPKVPSKGSVTRRGFAVLRVAIWEEPWVFTWSVLASALYGAMTVADGWALGWSTDHVIRPALERGDTTFGAIASLVSLFLGIAILRAIGVVGRRVGAGVMQYRLQATYRQRVTRQYLKLPLEWHHKHPTGQLLSNANADVESTWYPIAPLPMAAGVIAMLAFAMVAMFAADPWLAVVGCLVFPLVFVANVIFQRTLQPLATRAQQLRADVSEVAHESFDGALVVKTLGREAAETERFQTPTFALRDANIAVNRARGAFDPVIEGLPRIGVLLVLLVGVGRVRSGAADAGDVVQVAFLFTLIGFPIRALGWVLGELPRSVVGWDRVQRVLTAEGGMEYGVAKLTSSAAARLEVSQVRFGYLPDRDVLAGVDFTIEPGRTVAMVGPTGSGKSTLTTMLTRLVDPEEGAVAIDGLELPSLARDELAGSVALVAQTAFLFDDTIRGNITLGGDYSDEEIWDSLRIAQGDGFVKTLPNALDTKVGERGTTLSGGQRQRIALARALVRRPRLLILDDATSAVDPQVEARILAGLRTAVQGSEAATTVLVIAYRKATISLADEVLFLDEGRIAAHGSHLELQESSAAYRDLVDAYEKDAERREEEAELAAEMNDLDSEGASA
- a CDS encoding ABC transporter ATP-binding protein, coding for MSAAEATRLDHGDEAGGLETLRQGIRVSPELARGWWITGLLALTMTAGRIVVPIAVQQTIDKGLSGPGGPDMSFVAWMCVVCFGGVLVTGVASYFTTVRLATNSERGLATMRIKAFRHVHDLPVLTQSTERRGALVSRVTSDVDTVSQFLQFGGFIFLVSLGQMVLATVVMFFYSWQLALVVLICFVPLFASLRFLQARMSAAYGIVRAKVGEMLSAIAEPVVGAQVVRAYAIERRTQKRIDASIEDFRRTSTRAQAITGITFSIGGLAAGLANAGVLTAGVLLGVDGKATLGEILAFMFLVALFSDPVQIATQVLTDAQSAFAGWRRVLGVIATPADVVDPGLSGVTQERGPITIEFDDVDFAYPEGDLVLRDVAVRLEPHRRVAVVGETGSGKTTFAKLLTRLMDPTSGAVLLDGVNAREIAFTSLRERVVMVPQDGYLFDSSLAENVRFGRPEVTDAALLAAFESLGLTDWLESLPDGLDSPVGQRGESLSAGERQLVALVRANIADPDLLVLDEATSAVDPGTEVRVNAALERLMAGRTSVIIAHRLSTAEAADEILVFDDGRVVERGPHSELVAAGGVYSQLHDSWIAQRSAS
- a CDS encoding Fe-S cluster assembly protein HesB, whose amino-acid sequence is MLTLTENATLVIKSITGVEGAPDGAGVRISQENPADPSLAVTTTEAPLPGDQVVEESGARVFLESNAAGALDDKILDAAVDDKGGVEFLLVPQPGAGRENGAAPAH
- a CDS encoding GNAT family N-acetyltransferase; the encoded protein is MTIWLGTPSVDGLGGVARVLGEWQVEAGAVQLHPGDLGWFRRFGGERTAAATRVWERDGETVAIGLLDEPDLLRLAFAPAVFEDEELAAQVAADIVDPSRGVLIEGKVYVEAPVGARVKDLLSKEGWGIDDPWTPLKRELTEPVEDSGLAIEVIAAETAHIRTAVQRAAFDGSTFIEERWHAMAEGEPYANARCLVGRDGQGEPVAAVTVWSAGPGKPGVLEPMGVHRDFRGNGYGQAITLAAAAMLRELGSSSALVLTPSFNVGAVATYRSAGFEPLPETHDQVRSG
- a CDS encoding dipeptidase, coding for MTTSVARVQGLLQDNPLIDGHNDLPIAFYELCEYDLDAHDLSVGVPQLTTDLPRLRVGQVGAQFWSLWVPDDEHAVKRTFEQVDFVQKLVARFPDSLALTSTADEVETAFKDRKVASLMGMEGGHSIDSSLPVLRVMRSLGVRYMTLTHNNNVPWADSATDEPVLGGLNSFGEDVVREMNRIGMLVDLSHVSADTMRDALRVTSAPVIFSHSSARAVCDVPRNVPDDVLQTLAANEGVCMVTFVPYFVSQPFVDWVAEAKEVAGSLDLDPLRPADQRKLLEAYDKPKPQATLEDVVAHVEHVREVAGVDHIGLGGDYDGCPEFPAGLPDVASYPSLFYALADRGWSDADLVKLAGGNILRVLRAADDATG
- the hisI gene encoding phosphoribosyl-AMP cyclohydrolase translates to MSIEDLTFDSAGLIPAVVQQHDTREVLMVGWMDAEAVRRTAETGWSTFWSRSRQEYWVKGETSGHRQQVKQILVDCDADTLLVLVDSEGPACHTGTRSCFEHGEIEVTA
- a CDS encoding anthranilate synthase component I → MSTAPDLETFREYAKDRRVIPVTRRLLADAETPIGVYGKLAAEREGTFLLESAENGGVWSRYSFIGVRSAATLTERDGQAIWTGNPPVGLPETGDPLQALRETLEILHTPRLPGLPPLTGGMVGFLGYDAVRRLERLPDTTTDDLGLPELTFLFATDLAALDHETGEVWLIANAVNWDDSDERVDESYADAVRRLDAMERDLAQPTPSYVVHADRQAQPDPHRQRSSAEYREAVETAKEEIRAGEAFQIVVSQRFELQTKASALDIYRVLRRSNPSPYMYLVRLDGFDIVGSSPEALVKVTDNKVILHPIAGTRPRGATPEEDHALEEELKADAKERAEHLMLVDLGRNDVGRVCAPGTVEVVDFMDVRRYSHVMHLESTVTGRLAAGKTAFDALTAAFPAGTLSGAPKPRAMEIIDKLEVTRRGVYGGVVGYLDFAGDADTAIAIRTAVLRGTTAYVQAGAGIVADSDPASEDAECRTKAAAVLNAIAVAGTFSEI